Proteins encoded by one window of Dyella humicola:
- a CDS encoding transcriptional repressor, producing the protein MATEVNSLSHIASDKLHTHHHHDHDDAQSFVRAVEHASEARGLRLTPLRKEVLELVAAAGKPVKAYDLLDQLRERHGNAAPPTVYRALDFLLEHGFIHKLESINAFVSCHHPAEAHQVPFLICDNCSSAQEVCDERVAELIEAQAKAFGFRPQAQTLEVHGLCKNCRKG; encoded by the coding sequence ATGGCTACCGAGGTGAATTCTTTGAGTCATATCGCTTCCGACAAGCTGCACACGCACCATCACCATGATCACGACGACGCCCAGAGCTTCGTGCGTGCGGTGGAGCATGCCAGCGAGGCGCGCGGTCTGCGGCTGACGCCGTTGCGCAAGGAAGTGCTGGAATTGGTGGCTGCTGCCGGCAAGCCGGTGAAGGCCTACGATCTGCTCGATCAGCTGCGTGAGCGCCATGGCAATGCGGCGCCGCCGACGGTGTACCGCGCCCTCGACTTCCTGCTCGAACACGGCTTCATCCACAAGCTGGAATCGATCAACGCCTTCGTCTCCTGCCATCATCCGGCGGAGGCGCATCAAGTGCCGTTCCTGATCTGCGACAACTGCTCCAGCGCCCAGGAAGTCTGCGACGAGCGCGTGGCCGAGCTGATCGAAGCCCAGGCCAAGGCGTTCGGCTTCCGGCCGCAAGCGCAGACACTGGAAGTGCACGGTCTCTGCAAGAACTGCCGCAAGGGCTAA
- a CDS encoding phosphatase PAP2 family protein, whose product MNAMPPLHTPELPAGPRLAIDRRMCVAANRWGTRRAVGVFFGIISRLGDGVFWYSLMLVLALVGGRHGLLAAAQMAITGLAALLLYRLLKRYTRRPRPFRACPGVIAHVPPLDEFSFPSGHTLQAVSFTVVALAWYPVLAPLLLTFTTLVGASRVILGLHYPSDVLAATVIGSALGAISLWLLPLHSLMM is encoded by the coding sequence ATGAACGCCATGCCGCCGTTGCACACGCCTGAGTTGCCAGCCGGCCCCAGGCTGGCCATTGACCGCCGCATGTGCGTGGCGGCCAATCGCTGGGGAACGCGCCGCGCCGTCGGGGTGTTCTTCGGCATCATCAGCCGACTCGGTGATGGTGTGTTCTGGTATTCGCTGATGCTGGTGCTCGCCCTCGTCGGCGGCCGTCACGGCTTGCTGGCCGCCGCGCAGATGGCGATAACGGGACTCGCTGCCTTGCTGCTCTATCGCCTGCTCAAACGCTACACGCGCCGGCCACGTCCGTTCCGCGCCTGCCCAGGTGTCATCGCACACGTGCCACCCCTGGATGAATTCAGCTTTCCGTCTGGCCACACCTTGCAGGCGGTGAGCTTCACCGTGGTGGCACTCGCCTGGTATCCGGTGCTGGCCCCGTTGCTGCTGACGTTCACCACGCTGGTGGGCGCATCGCGCGTGATTCTTGGATTGCACTATCCAAGCGATGTGCTCGCTGCGACGGTCATTGGCAGCGCACTCGGCGCCATCTCGCTATGGTTGCTGCCGCTGCACTCGCTGATGATGTGA
- a CDS encoding 30S ribosomal protein THX, which yields MGKGDRKTRRGKTYRGSYGNSRAHSLQPAVAGAKATVTKPAAAKKAAPKKKSA from the coding sequence ATGGGCAAGGGCGATCGCAAGACCCGTCGTGGCAAGACTTACCGTGGCAGCTATGGCAACTCCCGCGCGCATTCGCTGCAGCCGGCCGTTGCTGGCGCCAAGGCGACCGTGACCAAGCCGGCCGCCGCCAAGAAGGCTGCTCCCAAGAAGAAGTCGGCATAA
- the hutI gene encoding imidazolonepropionase produces the protein MTTRWDHLLLDATLATFAGEAPYGLIEHGAIALHQGRIAWVGPQRELPGDAEALATRVDYLDGALVTPGLIDCHSHLVFGGNRAHEFDLRLNGASYEQIARAGGGIVSTVKATREASEDELFAQALPRAHALLADGVTTMEIKSGYGLDLDTERRMLRVARRLGKALDITVRTTFLGLHALPPEFRDDRDTYVDLVCDVMLPTLAGEGLVDAVDAFCENIGFTPNETHRVFERAAQLGLPVKLHAEQLSDLDGAALVASFNGLSADHLEHLSEHGIRAMASAGTVAVLLPGAYYALRETKLPPITGLREHGVAMAVATDCNPGTSPLLSLRLAASMACTLFRLTPEEALRGVTVNAARALGLSDRGTLAVGQRADLALWNVRAPAELCYWIGGSNVLREIFLGGELLSPEP, from the coding sequence ATGACCACACGCTGGGACCACCTACTGCTCGATGCCACGCTGGCCACGTTTGCCGGCGAAGCGCCCTATGGACTGATCGAGCATGGCGCGATCGCGCTACACCAGGGACGCATTGCCTGGGTCGGGCCACAGCGTGAGTTGCCTGGCGATGCCGAAGCGCTGGCCACGCGCGTGGACTACCTGGACGGCGCGCTTGTCACGCCAGGACTGATCGACTGCCACAGCCACCTCGTATTTGGCGGCAACCGCGCGCACGAATTCGATCTGCGCCTCAATGGCGCCAGCTACGAGCAGATCGCGCGCGCCGGCGGTGGCATCGTCTCCACCGTCAAGGCCACCCGGGAAGCCAGCGAGGATGAATTGTTCGCGCAGGCGCTACCGCGCGCGCATGCCCTGCTCGCCGACGGCGTCACCACGATGGAGATCAAATCCGGCTACGGATTGGATCTGGACACCGAACGTCGCATGCTGCGGGTCGCACGCCGCCTCGGCAAGGCGTTGGACATCACCGTGCGCACGACCTTTCTCGGCCTGCATGCGCTGCCGCCGGAGTTTCGCGACGATCGTGATACCTATGTCGACCTGGTTTGCGATGTCATGTTGCCCACGCTTGCTGGCGAAGGGCTGGTCGATGCGGTTGACGCGTTTTGCGAAAACATCGGCTTCACGCCCAACGAAACGCACCGCGTCTTCGAGCGTGCCGCGCAACTGGGCCTGCCAGTCAAGCTGCACGCCGAGCAGTTGTCCGATCTCGACGGGGCTGCGCTGGTCGCGTCCTTCAACGGACTCTCCGCCGATCATCTTGAGCACCTCAGCGAGCACGGTATTCGCGCGATGGCCAGCGCTGGCACGGTTGCCGTACTCCTGCCCGGTGCTTACTACGCCTTGCGCGAAACCAAGCTCCCTCCGATCACCGGCTTGCGCGAACACGGCGTCGCCATGGCCGTGGCCACCGATTGCAATCCAGGCACCTCGCCCCTGCTGTCGCTGCGTCTCGCCGCCAGCATGGCATGCACGCTGTTCCGCCTGACCCCGGAAGAAGCATTGCGTGGCGTCACCGTGAATGCCGCCCGCGCGCTGGGCCTTTCCGATCGCGGCACATTGGCCGTGGGCCAGCGGGCCGATCTCGCCCTCTGGAATGTGCGCGCACCAGCCGAACTCTGCTACTGGATCGGCGGCAGCAACGTGCTGCGGGAAATTTTCCTTGGCGGTGAACTGCTGTCGCCCGAGCCGTGA
- a CDS encoding transporter has translation MDFSRSGRWHRTPALLALGLACAAPVFADDEPGFDRPGLGFSTNPMHAGQFAYEQGLPDWSLNKDAGINSRLSTFDTLLRLGVGSGLELQLGGSPYNSLRQTGAGPAQVSSGHGDTSLGLKWAPATSSKVWDWGVLGTVEFNDGAPDFRSEQRVYTLGLVVDQKLGEKADVSYFAQWQRSAGEDNYLLAPDYNYQVNDLFGFYLEVAMLRDANHRFGSQAGSGITFSPLPRLQFDSWFRRRLGGRAAEWEAGLGVAMYFGQ, from the coding sequence ATGGATTTTAGCCGATCTGGCCGATGGCACCGCACTCCTGCCCTGTTGGCGCTGGGTCTTGCGTGCGCCGCGCCCGTGTTCGCGGACGATGAACCTGGCTTCGATCGCCCCGGCCTGGGCTTTTCCACCAATCCCATGCACGCCGGCCAATTTGCCTATGAACAGGGGCTGCCCGACTGGAGCCTCAACAAGGATGCAGGCATCAACAGCCGCCTGAGCACGTTCGACACCTTGCTCCGCTTGGGTGTCGGATCGGGCCTGGAGCTGCAACTGGGGGGATCGCCTTACAACAGCCTACGACAGACGGGCGCGGGTCCAGCGCAAGTCAGTAGCGGTCATGGCGACACCAGCCTGGGCCTGAAATGGGCGCCGGCCACGTCCAGCAAGGTGTGGGATTGGGGCGTGCTGGGCACAGTGGAGTTCAACGATGGCGCGCCCGACTTTCGCAGCGAACAACGCGTCTACACCCTGGGTCTCGTGGTGGACCAGAAGCTCGGCGAGAAGGCCGACGTGAGCTACTTCGCGCAGTGGCAACGCAGCGCTGGCGAGGACAATTACCTGCTCGCCCCCGATTACAACTACCAGGTCAACGACCTGTTCGGTTTCTATCTCGAAGTGGCGATGTTGCGCGATGCGAACCATCGCTTCGGCAGCCAGGCGGGTAGCGGCATCACTTTCTCGCCCCTGCCACGACTGCAGTTCGACAGCTGGTTTCGCCGACGACTGGGCGGTCGGGCCGCTGAGTGGGAGGCGGGGCTCGGCGTGGCCATGTACTTCGGTCAGTGA
- a CDS encoding chloride channel protein, with translation MSGTEDGRAHAPSQANTARLKRLTDSELFSPLQWRRRVLFWSGAVLVGLAAVGFAQAADYAYGLFRGVVTHNRFWAFLITPATFALLAWLTQGALKPTRGSGIPQAIAALKVEDEDFRHILLSLRVAIGKMALTLAALAGGASVGREGPTVHVGAGLLYSLGRRFGFDEPAAAGRFILAGSAAGLAAAFNTPLAGVVFAIEEMSGEFEHRMSGTLLTAVIVSGVVSLGILGNYAYFGHFDIGLPLGEAWWAVLAAGIVCGLVGGLFARLIQPSDHGFRGMVGRLRARQPVVFAAACGLALVLLSQLTHTGLYGTGYAQAKEILEGHAETVTSFGALKFLGNIASYWAGIPGGIFSPALAVGAGLGQNLSTILPGVDVSAMALLGMAAYLSGVTQAPLTATVISMELTANQQMVLPIMATCLIARAASSIFSHKPVYRALADKLIEGYERELARRNAEAQRDDLAEGDISASDMAMKEHASKPMVEDPATPIPPSDDHPDDTSSSPQQR, from the coding sequence GTGAGCGGCACCGAAGACGGCCGCGCGCACGCACCATCGCAAGCCAACACGGCGCGACTCAAGCGCCTGACCGATTCGGAGCTGTTCTCGCCCCTGCAATGGCGTCGCCGCGTGCTTTTCTGGAGCGGCGCCGTGCTGGTGGGCCTGGCCGCAGTGGGCTTTGCGCAGGCGGCCGACTATGCCTACGGCTTGTTCCGTGGCGTGGTGACGCACAACCGCTTCTGGGCGTTCCTGATTACGCCGGCCACGTTCGCCCTGCTCGCCTGGCTCACCCAGGGCGCGTTGAAACCCACGCGCGGCTCGGGTATTCCCCAGGCCATCGCCGCCCTCAAGGTGGAAGACGAAGACTTTCGCCACATCCTGCTGTCGCTGCGCGTGGCCATCGGCAAGATGGCGCTGACCCTCGCGGCTCTGGCCGGTGGCGCCTCGGTGGGACGCGAAGGCCCTACCGTACATGTCGGTGCGGGTCTGCTCTATTCGCTGGGTCGTCGCTTCGGCTTCGATGAGCCTGCGGCGGCAGGTCGCTTCATCCTGGCGGGCTCCGCCGCCGGCCTCGCCGCGGCATTCAACACGCCGCTGGCCGGTGTGGTGTTCGCCATCGAAGAGATGAGCGGCGAATTCGAGCACCGCATGAGCGGCACCTTGCTGACGGCCGTGATTGTCTCGGGCGTCGTCTCGCTGGGCATTCTTGGCAACTACGCTTACTTCGGCCATTTCGATATCGGCCTGCCGTTGGGCGAAGCATGGTGGGCCGTGCTGGCTGCCGGCATCGTTTGCGGCCTGGTGGGTGGATTGTTCGCCCGGCTTATCCAGCCCAGCGACCACGGTTTCCGCGGCATGGTGGGGCGCCTGCGCGCACGCCAGCCGGTGGTGTTTGCCGCCGCATGCGGCCTCGCCCTGGTACTGCTCAGCCAACTCACCCATACCGGCCTCTATGGCACGGGTTATGCCCAGGCGAAAGAAATCCTCGAGGGTCATGCCGAGACGGTGACGAGCTTTGGGGCGCTGAAGTTCCTCGGCAATATCGCCTCGTACTGGGCGGGCATTCCCGGTGGCATCTTCTCGCCAGCCCTGGCGGTGGGCGCGGGCCTGGGCCAGAACCTCAGCACGATCCTGCCCGGCGTGGATGTCTCCGCCATGGCCTTGCTTGGCATGGCGGCCTATCTCTCCGGCGTCACCCAGGCACCGCTGACGGCCACCGTGATCTCCATGGAACTCACCGCGAACCAGCAAATGGTCTTGCCGATCATGGCGACCTGCCTGATTGCGCGAGCTGCGTCTTCCATCTTTTCGCATAAGCCGGTGTACCGCGCGCTGGCCGACAAGCTGATCGAGGGCTATGAGCGTGAGCTGGCGCGGCGTAATGCAGAGGCGCAGCGCGATGACCTTGCCGAAGGCGATATTTCCGCCAGCGACATGGCGATGAAAGAGCACGCCAGCAAACCCATGGTTGAAGACCCGGCTACGCCGATTCCGCCTTCCGACGATCACCCGGATGACACTTCGTCGTCCCCACAGCAGCGCTGA
- a CDS encoding cation diffusion facilitator family transporter, whose product MNTAHVRTHDHHHHDHEHGHHGHAHGATHDHGSVSGRERKLIVAFVLTTLMMVIEVVGGFWSGSLALLADAGHMLIDSLALLLAVVGAWFARRPADARRTYGYGRLEVLAGFVNALTQFVLVAFIAFEAIGRLFHPAEILSGMMLGVASAGLVVNLLVLRTLHGHAHDDVNLAGATLHVLGDLLGSVAAVVAALLVRWMHWNWADPVLSLLVSLLILNSAWRLLRRSAHILLEGVPEGMNTGDVADALRGADASIRDIHHLHVWQLATGSRMATLHAELHESGSSAVAISAINQVLAERFGIQHVTVQIDSEPCPEHQRDCVGHGKR is encoded by the coding sequence ATGAATACGGCTCACGTGCGGACGCACGACCATCACCACCACGATCATGAGCACGGGCATCACGGTCACGCACATGGCGCGACGCATGACCATGGCAGCGTGAGCGGGCGCGAGCGCAAGTTGATCGTCGCCTTCGTGCTCACCACGCTGATGATGGTGATCGAGGTCGTGGGCGGCTTCTGGTCCGGTTCGCTTGCCTTGCTGGCCGACGCTGGCCACATGCTGATCGACTCGCTGGCGTTGCTGCTGGCCGTGGTGGGCGCGTGGTTTGCCCGGCGGCCAGCCGATGCGCGGCGCACGTACGGCTATGGGCGCCTGGAAGTGCTCGCTGGTTTCGTCAACGCGCTCACGCAGTTTGTGCTGGTCGCCTTCATCGCTTTCGAGGCCATCGGGCGCTTGTTCCATCCAGCGGAAATCCTCTCCGGCATGATGCTGGGGGTGGCGAGCGCCGGCCTGGTCGTGAACCTGCTGGTGTTGCGTACGCTGCATGGCCATGCGCATGACGACGTCAACCTGGCCGGCGCCACGCTGCACGTGCTGGGTGATCTGCTCGGCTCGGTGGCGGCGGTAGTCGCTGCCCTGCTGGTGCGCTGGATGCATTGGAACTGGGCCGATCCGGTGCTTTCGTTGCTGGTGTCGTTGTTGATCCTCAACAGCGCGTGGCGCCTGCTGCGCCGATCCGCGCACATCCTGCTCGAAGGCGTGCCCGAAGGCATGAATACTGGTGATGTGGCCGATGCGCTGCGGGGGGCGGATGCATCGATCCGCGACATTCACCATCTACATGTGTGGCAGCTGGCCACCGGCTCGCGCATGGCCACCCTGCATGCGGAGCTGCATGAAAGCGGCAGCAGTGCGGTCGCGATCAGTGCGATCAACCAGGTATTGGCCGAGCGTTTCGGTATTCAGCACGTCACGGTGCAGATTGACTCGGAACCATGTCCTGAACACCAGCGCGACTGCGTGGGTCACGGCAAGCGCTGA
- a CDS encoding DUF4399 domain-containing protein, with amino-acid sequence MKRILLALALATLTCSAFAADAPALPVTKAPAGAEVYIVSPKDGATVGQEFTVVFGLKGMGVAPAGVKKEGTGHHHLLVDVTDMPAAGQPIPKDEHHMHFGNGQTETTLKLAPGTHTLQLELADENHIPFDPPLISQKVTVHVK; translated from the coding sequence ATGAAACGCATCTTGCTTGCTCTGGCCCTGGCCACCCTGACTTGCAGTGCCTTCGCCGCGGATGCACCGGCGTTGCCGGTGACGAAGGCCCCCGCCGGTGCCGAGGTCTACATCGTCTCGCCGAAGGACGGCGCGACCGTCGGTCAGGAATTCACCGTGGTATTCGGCCTAAAGGGCATGGGCGTCGCGCCCGCTGGGGTGAAGAAGGAAGGCACCGGCCACCATCACTTGCTGGTCGATGTGACGGACATGCCGGCCGCCGGCCAGCCGATTCCGAAGGACGAGCACCACATGCACTTCGGCAACGGTCAGACTGAAACCACGCTCAAGCTAGCACCGGGCACGCACACGCTGCAGCTGGAGCTGGCGGACGAGAATCACATTCCGTTCGACCCGCCGCTGATATCGCAGAAGGTCACCGTGCATGTGAAGTAA
- the accD gene encoding acetyl-CoA carboxylase, carboxyltransferase subunit beta, translated as MNWLQKIMTPRARTQASSTAGKGKVPEGVWEKCGGCGTVLYRPELERNLMVCPKCGHHHNIDARARLDSFLDAGSTQEWWASMEPSDPLKFRDSKKYRDRIIAAQKATGEKDALLAMSGRLKGRPLMAVAFEFAYMGGSMGSVVGEKFTRAAERALADRSALVCFSATGGARMQESLFSLMQMAKTSAALARMRDAGVPYISVLTHPTTGGVSASLGMLGDINVAEPKALIGFAGPRVIEQTVRETLPEGFQRSEFLVEHGAIDLIVDRREMRDKLADLLGVLMKAPRVA; from the coding sequence ATGAACTGGCTGCAGAAAATCATGACTCCGCGTGCCCGCACGCAGGCTTCCTCCACCGCCGGCAAGGGCAAGGTGCCCGAGGGCGTGTGGGAGAAGTGCGGCGGTTGCGGCACCGTGCTGTATCGCCCGGAGCTGGAACGCAATCTGATGGTTTGCCCCAAGTGCGGCCATCACCACAATATCGATGCCCGCGCGCGTCTCGATTCCTTCCTCGACGCAGGATCGACGCAGGAATGGTGGGCGAGCATGGAGCCCAGCGACCCGCTGAAGTTCCGTGACTCCAAGAAGTACCGCGACCGCATCATCGCGGCGCAAAAGGCAACCGGCGAAAAAGACGCGCTGTTGGCCATGAGCGGTCGCCTCAAGGGTCGCCCGCTGATGGCTGTGGCGTTCGAGTTCGCCTACATGGGCGGTTCGATGGGCTCGGTGGTGGGTGAGAAGTTCACCCGCGCCGCCGAGCGCGCGCTGGCCGATCGCAGTGCCCTGGTGTGCTTCTCCGCCACCGGTGGCGCGCGCATGCAGGAGTCGCTGTTTTCGCTGATGCAGATGGCGAAGACGTCGGCGGCACTGGCGCGCATGCGCGATGCTGGCGTGCCGTATATCAGCGTACTCACGCATCCCACCACCGGCGGCGTATCGGCCAGCCTGGGCATGCTGGGTGACATCAATGTCGCTGAGCCGAAGGCGCTGATCGGCTTCGCCGGCCCGCGCGTGATCGAGCAGACCGTGCGCGAGACCTTGCCCGAAGGCTTCCAGCGTTCGGAGTTCCTGGTCGAGCATGGCGCGATCGATCTGATCGTCGATCGCCGCGAGATGCGCGACAAGCTGGCGGACTTGCTCGGTGTGCTGATGAAGGCGCCGCGCGTCGCCTGA
- the gltX gene encoding glutamate--tRNA ligase, with protein sequence MTVRTRFAPSPTGFLHIGGARTALYCWLEARRRGGEFVLRIEDTDRERSTEEAVQAILDGMHWLGLNHDEGPIYQTARLERYKQVADELLKAGKAYYAYESKDEIEAMRNEAMAKGEKPRYNGYYRERNEPYRDDPNRVIRFKNPTEGSVVFDDKVKGRVEWSNSELDDLVIFRSDGWPTYNFAVVVDDIDMGITEVIRGDDHVNNTPRQINIYHALGAPVPEFAHLPMILGPDGQKLSKRHGAVSVMQYRDDGFLPHALLNYLVRLGWSHGDQEIFSAEEMVRLFDIGDVNKAASRFDVTKLSWLNQHYLKSEDPAAIAPEFEWHLTQAGIDFSQGPKPSEVIVALRDRVQTLKEMAERAKIWYGPILEWDDKAIAKHLQNDTATPVLEAAKALLAACAWTPEAIHQVIEQVAAKLELGMGKIAQPLRVAMTGTQVSPSIEHTVYLAGREEALKRVDDAIAKAKG encoded by the coding sequence ATGACCGTTCGCACGCGTTTTGCCCCCAGTCCCACCGGCTTCCTGCATATCGGCGGTGCACGCACTGCACTTTATTGCTGGCTGGAGGCGCGCCGCCGTGGTGGCGAATTCGTGCTGCGCATCGAGGATACCGATCGAGAGCGTTCCACGGAGGAGGCTGTCCAGGCCATTCTCGATGGCATGCATTGGTTGGGCCTGAATCATGATGAAGGTCCGATCTACCAGACCGCCCGCCTGGAGCGTTACAAGCAGGTTGCCGACGAGCTGCTTAAGGCCGGCAAGGCTTACTACGCCTATGAGAGCAAGGACGAGATCGAGGCGATGCGCAACGAGGCCATGGCCAAGGGCGAGAAACCCCGCTACAACGGCTATTACCGCGAGCGCAACGAGCCGTATCGCGACGATCCGAACCGCGTGATCCGCTTCAAGAACCCGACCGAAGGTTCAGTGGTGTTCGACGACAAGGTCAAGGGCCGTGTCGAGTGGAGCAACAGCGAGCTGGACGATCTGGTGATCTTCCGCTCCGACGGTTGGCCCACCTATAACTTCGCCGTGGTGGTCGACGATATCGACATGGGCATCACCGAGGTGATCCGTGGCGACGACCATGTGAACAACACGCCGCGCCAGATCAATATCTACCACGCGCTTGGCGCGCCGGTGCCGGAGTTCGCGCATCTACCCATGATTCTTGGCCCGGACGGCCAGAAGCTCAGCAAGCGCCACGGTGCGGTAAGCGTGATGCAGTACCGCGACGACGGCTTCCTGCCGCACGCGCTGCTCAACTACCTGGTGCGCCTGGGCTGGTCGCATGGCGATCAGGAGATCTTCTCGGCGGAGGAGATGGTCAGACTGTTCGACATCGGCGACGTCAACAAGGCCGCTTCGCGTTTCGACGTGACCAAGCTGTCCTGGCTCAACCAGCATTACCTGAAGTCAGAGGACCCGGCCGCGATCGCGCCGGAATTCGAGTGGCACCTCACCCAGGCGGGCATCGATTTCAGCCAGGGACCGAAGCCGTCCGAAGTGATCGTGGCGCTGCGCGACCGCGTGCAGACGCTGAAGGAAATGGCCGAGCGCGCGAAGATCTGGTACGGCCCGATCCTGGAATGGGACGACAAGGCCATCGCCAAGCATCTGCAGAACGACACCGCCACACCGGTGCTGGAGGCCGCCAAGGCGTTGCTGGCAGCTTGCGCATGGACGCCCGAAGCGATCCATCAGGTGATCGAGCAGGTCGCCGCCAAGCTGGAGCTGGGCATGGGCAAGATCGCCCAGCCGCTGCGCGTGGCGATGACGGGTACGCAGGTGTCGCCGTCGATCGAGCACACCGTGTATCTGGCGGGTCGCGAGGAAGCGCTCAAGCGCGTCGATGATGCCATCGCCAAGGCGAAGGGCTAA
- a CDS encoding MerC domain-containing protein, which translates to MNTRQEKKSRWWFMADRIGATASFLCAIHCAALPFVLAVLPLLGLSFLADHRFERGFVLFACLLALVSLISGYRRHRRQRPLLLALPGLALLITGVTFAEGYSIALHSVLVTCGGLLVASAHFINLRTHRATHVHGPQCAH; encoded by the coding sequence ATGAATACCAGGCAAGAAAAAAAATCCCGCTGGTGGTTCATGGCCGACCGGATTGGTGCAACGGCATCCTTCCTGTGTGCCATCCACTGCGCAGCCTTGCCGTTCGTACTGGCGGTGTTGCCCCTGCTCGGCTTGAGCTTTCTCGCCGATCACCGTTTCGAGCGTGGCTTTGTCCTGTTCGCCTGCCTGCTTGCGCTGGTCAGCCTGATCAGCGGCTATCGGCGCCATCGTCGTCAACGACCGCTGCTGCTGGCGTTGCCCGGCCTGGCGTTGCTGATTACCGGTGTCACGTTTGCCGAGGGTTATTCGATCGCGCTGCATAGCGTGCTGGTGACTTGCGGCGGTTTGCTGGTGGCCTCCGCGCATTTCATCAATCTGCGCACGCATCGCGCTACGCACGTACATGGCCCGCAGTGTGCGCATTGA
- a CDS encoding glycosyltransferase family 4 protein, giving the protein MRIGIVSETYPPEINGVALTVHSLAAGLASQGHTVDLIRPRQQQAFDDEPGITTLEVRGASLPRYPGLRFGLPASSALRERWTRLRPDAIYVATEGPLGWSAVRTAKRLGIPTATGFHTRFDTYADHYGVGFLTPLVRNYLRRFHRRAAATLVPTEALAKELAALGVDTARLLRRAVDTQLFHPRYRDVELRRSWGVDGNTPVVLYVGRIAPEKNLDLAVRTFRAVQQLVPNARYVWVGDGPARLALQAANPDFIFAGMQRGEMLARHYASADLFPFPSLSETFGNVILEALASGLPVVAYEEGAAREHLHSGHNGYRIDVGNEKAFIQSATTLASNASLIRHMGRAAHASIANLSPDAVIGEFENLLRELAQERTHERHAAVAHA; this is encoded by the coding sequence GTGCGCATCGGCATTGTCAGCGAGACTTATCCACCCGAAATCAACGGCGTGGCACTGACCGTGCACAGCCTCGCCGCCGGATTGGCGTCGCAAGGCCACACGGTCGATCTGATCCGCCCACGCCAACAACAAGCCTTCGACGACGAACCCGGCATCACCACGCTCGAAGTACGTGGCGCCTCCCTCCCCCGCTATCCAGGCCTGCGCTTTGGCCTCCCCGCGAGCAGCGCGCTGCGCGAGCGCTGGACCCGCCTGCGTCCCGACGCGATCTACGTCGCCACGGAAGGCCCCTTGGGCTGGTCTGCCGTGCGTACCGCCAAACGGCTCGGCATTCCCACCGCCACCGGCTTCCATACCCGCTTTGACACCTACGCCGACCACTACGGCGTCGGCTTCCTTACCCCGCTCGTGAGGAATTATCTGCGTCGCTTCCATCGCCGCGCGGCGGCTACCTTGGTACCAACGGAGGCGTTGGCCAAGGAATTGGCCGCCCTCGGCGTCGACACGGCTCGCCTGCTTCGCCGCGCGGTCGACACCCAGCTCTTTCATCCGCGCTACCGCGATGTCGAGCTGCGCCGTAGCTGGGGCGTGGATGGCAACACACCGGTCGTGCTGTATGTGGGACGCATCGCGCCAGAGAAGAACCTCGACCTCGCCGTGCGTACGTTCCGCGCCGTCCAGCAACTCGTGCCTAACGCACGCTACGTGTGGGTCGGCGATGGTCCCGCGCGCTTGGCGCTGCAGGCAGCCAATCCGGATTTCATTTTTGCTGGCATGCAGCGCGGTGAAATGCTCGCGCGCCATTACGCCAGCGCGGACCTGTTTCCGTTTCCCAGCCTCAGCGAGACGTTCGGCAATGTCATCCTCGAAGCGCTCGCCTCCGGCCTGCCTGTGGTCGCCTACGAGGAAGGCGCTGCGCGCGAACATCTGCACAGCGGCCACAACGGTTACCGCATCGACGTCGGTAACGAGAAGGCCTTTATCCAATCGGCTACGACCCTGGCCAGCAACGCGAGCCTGATTCGCCACATGGGGCGCGCGGCGCACGCCAGCATCGCCAATCTCTCGCCGGATGCGGTTATCGGCGAGTTCGAAAACCTGTTGCGTGAACTGGCCCAGGAGCGCACTCATGAACGCCATGCCGCCGTTGCACACGCCTGA